A stretch of Malus sylvestris chromosome 11, drMalSylv7.2, whole genome shotgun sequence DNA encodes these proteins:
- the LOC126589259 gene encoding accelerated cell death 11-like produces the protein MVNKNYRMARVVGRKDEKILTRLADEFEQLAAQLNSPVPTMEIDKFTQSCRLVSPLIRHLGVAMKFADIEYSAKVSGVLKAGKSVNTLEDLLDRDIQKNTIKHFSSSSRMLIRVKRSLELLKIIFEKIMASSENTLMDPVNTAYKQVFYPYYGWASRKTVAGALQNLPSKSLFFKRLKVDEASAFVQMQMTVTALDPLIHYIDNLFRSRESVQELLCLL, from the exons ATGGTGAACAAAAATTATAGAATGGCAAGGGTAGTGggaaggaaagatgagaaaaTTCTGACAAGGCTGGCAGATGAATTCGAACAACTGGCCGCTCAGCTGAATTCTCCGGTACCAACCATGGAAATTGACAAGTTCACTCAATCCTGTCGTCTCGTTTCTCCTCTCATTCGACACTTGGGCGTCGCTATGAAGTTCGCCGACATCGAGTACTCTGCTAAG GTTAGTGGGGTGTTAAAGGCAGGAAAGTCAGTTAATACCCTAGAAGATTTGCTTGACCGTGACATACAGAAGAATACTATTAAGCACTTTAGTAGTAGCTCGAGAATGCTCATCAGAGTGAAGCGTTCGCTTGAGCTGCTTAAGATAATATTCGAGAAAATTATGGCCTCAAG CGAAAATACTCTCATGGATCCGGTTAACACAGCATATAAACAAGTTTTTTACCCCTACTACGGATGGGCTAGTAGAAAGACTGTTGCGGGTGCACTGCAAAACCTTCCTTCAAagtcactgttcttcaaaagGCTAAAAGTAGATG AGGCATCGGCTTTTGTTCAGATGCAAATGACAGTTACTGCATTGGATCCTCTGATACACTACATTGACAACTTATTCCGTTCAAGGGAGTCAGTTCAAGAGTTACTATGCTTGCTTTGA
- the LOC126589254 gene encoding uncharacterized protein LOC126589254, whose translation MQILSHFSSKASSTLSSLSLPRLSLSTALNFRRRPSKFPFYPSNNFGIPRLPLLACSLSSGRSQQQAPMDSPPPEATAASVDSVTHDLQNQSLAGDEKIRKSESNGVSNTQRVRLKLEDLNWDNSFTRELPGDPRTDTIPREVLHACYTKVSPSAEVENPQLVAWSESVAEFLDLDPKEFERPDFPLLFSGASPLVGSLPYAQCYGGHQFGMWAGQLGDGRAITLGEVLNSKSERWELQLKGAGKTPYSRFADGLAVLRSSIREFLCSEAIHNLGIPTTRALCLVTTGKFVTRDMFYDGNPKEEPGAIVCRVSPSFLRFGSYQIHAAREKEDLEIVRTLADYAIRHHFPHIENMSRSESLSFNTGNEEVLDLTSNKYAAWVVEVAERTASLVARWQGVGFTHGVLNTDNMSILGLTIDYGPFGFLDAFDPSYTPNTTDLPGRRYCFANQPDIGLWNIAQFTRTLVAAKLIDDKEANYAMERYGTKFMDDYQAIMTKKLGLPKYIKQLISKLLNNMAIDKVDYTNFFRLLSNIKADPNIPEEELLNPLKAVLLDIGQERKEAWISWVKIYIEELASSGISDEERKASMNAVNPKYVLRNYLCQSAIDAAEQGDFEEVRRVLKVMERPYDEQPGMEKYARLPPAWAYRPGVCMLSCSS comes from the exons ATGCAAATCCTTTCGCATTTCTCCTCTAAAGCCTCCTCCACACTCTCCTCACTTTCCCTCCCACGCCTCTCTCTATCTACCGCCCTCAACTTCCGCCGTCGCCCTTCCAAATTCCCATTTTACCCCTCCAACAACTTTGGAATTCCCAGGCTGCCCCTCCTCGCATGCAGCCTCAGCTCCGGCCGCAGCCAACAGCAAGCTCCCATGGACTCACCCCCGCCGGAGGCCACCGCCGCGTCGGTCGACTCCGTGACGCACGATTTGCAGAATCAGAGCTTGGCCGGCGATGAGAAGATTCGCAAGAGCGAGAGCAATGGTGTAAGTAACACTCAGAGGGTTAGGTTGAAGCTCGAAGATCTAAATTGGGACAACTCTTTTACCAGAGAGCTACCTGGCGATCCCCGGACTGATACGATTCCACGAGAG GTGTTGCATGCTTGTTATACAAAAGTGTCCCCGTCAGCTGAAGTCGAAAATCCTCAGCTTGTTGCATGGTCAGAATCCGTCGCCGAGTTTCTTGATTTGGATCCTAAAGA ATTTGAAAGGCCAGACTTCCCTCTTTTATTCTCTGGGGCGTCTCCTTTAGTGGGATC GTTGCCTTATGCTCAATGCTATGGTGGACATCAATTCGGCATGTGGGCTGGGCAGTTGGGAGATGGGCGGGCTATTACTCTTGGGGAAGTTCTTAATTCTAAGTCTGAGAGATGGGAACTTCAGCTTAAAGGTGCTGGGAAGACTCCTTACAGTCGGTTTGCAGATGGCCTTGCTGTGCTTCGCAGTAGCATCCGGGAATTCCTCTGCAGTGAAGCAATTCATAATCTTGGAATTCCAACAACTCGAGCTCTCTGTCTTGTGACCACAGGAAAATTTGTCACGCGTGACATGTTCTATGA TGGCAATCCAAAAGAGGAGCCCGGTGCAATTGTTTGCAGGGTTTCTCCATCATTTCTGCGTTTTGGGTCGTACCAAATACACGCCGCTAGAGAAAAAGAGGACCTTGAAATTGTTCGTACTCTTGCAGACTATGCCATTAGGCATCACTTTCCTCATATAGAGAACATGAGTAGAAGCGAGAGTTTATCTTTCAACACAGGCAATGAAGAAGTTCTTGATCTGACATCTAACAAGTATGCAG CTTGGGTGGTGGAGGTTGCTGAGCGTACTGCTTCCTTGGTTGCCAGATGGCAGGGGGTTGGTTTTACTCACGGTGTGTTGAACACTGACAATATGAGCATTTTGGGTCTTACCATTGATTATGGTCCTTTTGGATTTCTGGATGCATTTGATCCAAGTTACACACCAAATACCACGGATCTTCCTGGGAGGAGATATTGTTTTGCAAATCAGCCTGATATTGGCTTGTGGAATATTGCACAATTCACTAGAACTCTTGTAGCTGCCAAGTTGATAGATGATAAGGAGGCGAATTATGCAATGGAAAG ATATGGAACCAAATTCATGGATGACTATCAAGCTATAATGACCAAAAAACTTGGTCTCCCCAAGTACATTAAACAGCTGATCAGTAAACTTCTTAATAACATGGCTATCGACAAAGTGGATTACACAAACTTTTTTCGGTTGCTATCCAATATCAAAGCTGATCCTAACATTCCCGAAGAGGAGTTGTTGAACCCACTAAAAGCTGTTCTATTAGATATTGGGCAGGAGCGAAAGGAGGCATGGATCAGCTGGGTGAAAATCTACATAGAGGAG CTGGCCTCTAGCGGCATCTCAGATGAGGAGAGGAAGGCATCAATGAATGCGGTGAACCCTAAATATGTTCTTAGAAACTACTTGTGCCAGAGTGCCATCGATGCAGCTGAACAAGGTGATTTTGAGGAGGTTCGGAGGGTGCTTAAAGTAATGGAACGACCATATGATGAGCAACCGGGAATGGAGAAATACGCTCGCTTGCCCCCTGCGTGGGCTTATAGACCTGGAGTTTGCATGCTGTCCTGCTCTTCATGA
- the LOC126589256 gene encoding octanoyltransferase LIP2, mitochondrial-like isoform X4, translating to MHNWLYSGLQEMRVSRNLEVLKMGTISYLEALKLQEKLVADRKSHNIPDTLVTLQHPPTYTLGKRRTDHNLLIPETELKRIGAELYYTQRGGDITFHGPHQAILYPIIALHDMGLGARKYVEKLESTMIGLASLYGVKACPGNKCETGVWVGERKIGAIGVQISYGVTSDGLAFNIDPYLSYFKHIVPCGIANKDITSLRREMGLVLPTEDVVLDQLISCFASQFGYGDLVWKDAASVSSDNGETE from the coding sequence ATGCATAATTGGTTATACAGTGGTTTGCAGGAAATGAGGGTTTCACGAAATCTTGAGGTCTTGAAAATGGGCACTATCAGCTATCTGGAAGCACTTAAGCTGCAGGAAAAGCTGGTAGCTGATAGAAAAAGTCATAACATTCCAGATACCCTTGTGACCCTGCAACATCCACCTACGTATACCCTTGGCAAACGACGAACCGATCACAATCTGTTGATTCCGGAGACTGAACTCAAAAGAATAGGAGCTGAACTGTACTACACACAAAGAGGAGGAGACATTACATTTCATGGTCCACATCAAGCCATCCTGTATCCCATTATTGCTCTTCATGATATGGGGCTTGGTGCTCGTAAATATGTGGAGAAACTTGAGTCGACTATGATTGGCTTGGCGTCTCTGTATGGCGTGAAAGCTTGCCCTGGAAATAAATGTGAAACGGGGGTTTGGGTTGGAGAGAGAAAAATCGGAGCCATTGGTGTACAGATTTCGTATGGAGTGACCTCTGATGGGTTGGCATTCAACATTGATCCATATTTGAGCTACTTTAAGCATATTGTGCCTTGTGGAATTGCAAATAAAGACATTACATCATTGAGAAGGGAGATGGGCTTGGTGCTGCCTACGGAAGATGTAGTTCTGGACCAGttgatttcttgttttgcaAGCCAATTTGGTTATGGTGATCTTGTATGGAAGGATGCTGCTTCAGTATCGTCAGACAATGGGGAAACTGAATGA
- the LOC126589256 gene encoding octanoyltransferase LIP2, mitochondrial-like isoform X5 gives MRVSRNLEVLKMGTISYLEALKLQEKLVADRKSHNIPDTLVTLQHPPTYTLGKRRTDHNLLIPETELKRIGAELYYTQRGGDITFHGPHQAILYPIIALHDMGLGARKYVEKLESTMIGLASLYGVKACPGNKCETGVWVGERKIGAIGVQISYGVTSDGLAFNIDPYLSYFKHIVPCGIANKDITSLRREMGLVLPTEDVVLDQLISCFASQFGYGDLVWKDAASVSSDNGETE, from the coding sequence ATGAGGGTTTCACGAAATCTTGAGGTCTTGAAAATGGGCACTATCAGCTATCTGGAAGCACTTAAGCTGCAGGAAAAGCTGGTAGCTGATAGAAAAAGTCATAACATTCCAGATACCCTTGTGACCCTGCAACATCCACCTACGTATACCCTTGGCAAACGACGAACCGATCACAATCTGTTGATTCCGGAGACTGAACTCAAAAGAATAGGAGCTGAACTGTACTACACACAAAGAGGAGGAGACATTACATTTCATGGTCCACATCAAGCCATCCTGTATCCCATTATTGCTCTTCATGATATGGGGCTTGGTGCTCGTAAATATGTGGAGAAACTTGAGTCGACTATGATTGGCTTGGCGTCTCTGTATGGCGTGAAAGCTTGCCCTGGAAATAAATGTGAAACGGGGGTTTGGGTTGGAGAGAGAAAAATCGGAGCCATTGGTGTACAGATTTCGTATGGAGTGACCTCTGATGGGTTGGCATTCAACATTGATCCATATTTGAGCTACTTTAAGCATATTGTGCCTTGTGGAATTGCAAATAAAGACATTACATCATTGAGAAGGGAGATGGGCTTGGTGCTGCCTACGGAAGATGTAGTTCTGGACCAGttgatttcttgttttgcaAGCCAATTTGGTTATGGTGATCTTGTATGGAAGGATGCTGCTTCAGTATCGTCAGACAATGGGGAAACTGAATGA
- the LOC126589256 gene encoding uncharacterized protein LOC126589256 isoform X1, whose product MRIQNSRSNFSQMTPPDTTPAAAHLRSQHGSDDRFVVEEENRRIGWSSYTKKEFPAQVSSKDQLHDELEAASSTEIGPLNCLDKGKDVKHCMQMNTNLASEGQSEGEADKGKQFTACAGSQGGGEGVTSPVTAGIARPFSFSHLGNKLPFKKRRPYNYTETEVEMEREKVEDGLLEVKVEDAVMEAKERWVPVEVETENQLAEVKEDEPKEVKADDATADKEDESLEEGELREETEEETKKMGGHELFNEDEDYQRTQSIIRTVTCGSYVPHLAIDENQEDSKKEELGLEETAGEPIEKPRRGRKRRRSGASSSSDEPRQGRRELKRGRAKRMQDPVEANQGCVDIAPRRGRSKGDTEASFHSYNRYPRRGRYKKDTEESFSSNKRKPRRGRSKRSTEESPHSNTRHSLDTEESSSSNNRKTRRGHPKRSTEESPDSNNRNAEMPKPKRGGQRG is encoded by the exons ATGAGAATTCAAAATAGCCGGTCAAATTTCTCTCAGATGACTCCACCTGACACCACACCTGCGGCTGCTCATCTTCGTTCACAACATGGTTCAGATGATCGCTTTGTAGTTGAAGAAGAGAATCGGCGCATTGGATGGTCCAGCTATACAAAAAAAGAATTCCCTGCTCAAGTTTCAAGTAAGGATCAATTGCATGATGAGTTGGAAGCAGCAAGCAGTACAGAAATTGGGCCTTTGAACTGTCTTGATAAGGGGAAAGATGTGAAACATTGCATGCAAATGAATACAAATCTG GCCTCAGAAGGGCAGAGTGAAGGAGAAGCAGATAAAGGGAAACAATTTACTGCATGTGCTGGTTCTCAGGG GGGTGGAGAAGGCGTAACTTCTCCAGTTACAGCTGGGATCGCtcgtcctttttctttttcccacctAG GTAACAAACTTCCGTTTAAGAAAAGAAGACCTTATAACTACACAGAGACTGAAGTAGAGATGGAAAGAGAGAAAGTAGAAGATGGATTGCTAGAAGTAAAAGTGGAAGATGCGGTAATGGAAGCAAAAGAAAGATGGGTGCCTGTAGAAGTTGAAACGGAAAATCAGTTAGCAGAAGTTAAGGAAGATGAGCCAAAAGAAGTGAAGGCTGATGATGCAACAGCTGACAAGGAAGATGAATCACTCGAGGAGGGGGAACTGAGAGAGGAAACTGAGGAGGAGACAAAAAAAATGGGTGGGCATGAACTCTtcaatgaagatgaagattacCAGAGGACTCAGAGCATTATCCGCACTGTTACCTGTGGGTCGTATGTACCTCATCTGGCCATTGATGAGAACCAGGAGGACAGCAAGAAAGAAGAACTTGGTCTAGAAGAGACAGCAGGTGAACCAATTGAGAAGccaagaaggggaaggaagaggCGCAGATCTGGTGCTAGCTCTAGCAGCGATGAGCCTCGTCA GGGAAGGCGAGAACTAAAGAGAGGAAGGGCAAAGAGGATGCAAGATCCAGTTGAGGCAAATCAAGG GTGTGTAGATATTGCCCCAAGAAGAGGTCGCTCCAAGGGGGATACAGAGGCATCATTTCATTCATACAATAGGTACCCAAGAAGAGGTCGTTACAAGAAGGACACAGAAGAGTCCTTTTCTTCAAACAAAAGGAAGCCAAGAAGGGGTCGCTCCAAGAGGAGCACAGAGGAATCACCTCATTCAAACACTAGGCACTCTCTCGATACAGAGGAATCGTCGTCTTCAAACAATAGGAAGACAAGAAGGGGTCACCCCAAGAGGAGCACAGAGGAATCACCTGATTCAAACAatag GAATGCTGAAATGCCAAAGCCTAAGAGGGGAGGCCAAAGAGGGTGA
- the LOC126589256 gene encoding uncharacterized protein LOC126589256 isoform X3, producing MRIQNSRSNFSQMTPPDTTPAAAHLRSQHGSDDRFVVEEENRRIGWSSYTKKEFPAQVSSKDQLHDELEAASSTEIGPLNCLDKGKDVKHCMQMNTNLASEGQSEGEADKGKQFTACAGSQGGGEGVTSPVTAGIARPFSFSHLGNKLPFKKRRPYNYTETEVEMEREKVEDGLLEVKVEDAVMEAKERWVPVEVETENQLAEVKEDEPKEVKADDATADKEDESLEEGELREETEEETKKMGGHELFNEDEDYQRTQSIIRTVTCGSYVPHLAIDENQEDSKKEELGLEETAGEPIEKPRRGRKRRRSGASSSSDEPRQGRRELKRGRAKRMQDPVEANQGYCPKKRSLQGGYRGIISFIQ from the exons ATGAGAATTCAAAATAGCCGGTCAAATTTCTCTCAGATGACTCCACCTGACACCACACCTGCGGCTGCTCATCTTCGTTCACAACATGGTTCAGATGATCGCTTTGTAGTTGAAGAAGAGAATCGGCGCATTGGATGGTCCAGCTATACAAAAAAAGAATTCCCTGCTCAAGTTTCAAGTAAGGATCAATTGCATGATGAGTTGGAAGCAGCAAGCAGTACAGAAATTGGGCCTTTGAACTGTCTTGATAAGGGGAAAGATGTGAAACATTGCATGCAAATGAATACAAATCTG GCCTCAGAAGGGCAGAGTGAAGGAGAAGCAGATAAAGGGAAACAATTTACTGCATGTGCTGGTTCTCAGGG GGGTGGAGAAGGCGTAACTTCTCCAGTTACAGCTGGGATCGCtcgtcctttttctttttcccacctAG GTAACAAACTTCCGTTTAAGAAAAGAAGACCTTATAACTACACAGAGACTGAAGTAGAGATGGAAAGAGAGAAAGTAGAAGATGGATTGCTAGAAGTAAAAGTGGAAGATGCGGTAATGGAAGCAAAAGAAAGATGGGTGCCTGTAGAAGTTGAAACGGAAAATCAGTTAGCAGAAGTTAAGGAAGATGAGCCAAAAGAAGTGAAGGCTGATGATGCAACAGCTGACAAGGAAGATGAATCACTCGAGGAGGGGGAACTGAGAGAGGAAACTGAGGAGGAGACAAAAAAAATGGGTGGGCATGAACTCTtcaatgaagatgaagattacCAGAGGACTCAGAGCATTATCCGCACTGTTACCTGTGGGTCGTATGTACCTCATCTGGCCATTGATGAGAACCAGGAGGACAGCAAGAAAGAAGAACTTGGTCTAGAAGAGACAGCAGGTGAACCAATTGAGAAGccaagaaggggaaggaagaggCGCAGATCTGGTGCTAGCTCTAGCAGCGATGAGCCTCGTCA GGGAAGGCGAGAACTAAAGAGAGGAAGGGCAAAGAGGATGCAAGATCCAGTTGAGGCAAATCAAGG ATATTGCCCCAAGAAGAGGTCGCTCCAAGGGGGATACAGAGGCATCATTTCATTCATACAATAG
- the LOC126589256 gene encoding uncharacterized protein LOC126589256 isoform X2, producing the protein MTPPDTTPAAAHLRSQHGSDDRFVVEEENRRIGWSSYTKKEFPAQVSSKDQLHDELEAASSTEIGPLNCLDKGKDVKHCMQMNTNLASEGQSEGEADKGKQFTACAGSQGGGEGVTSPVTAGIARPFSFSHLGNKLPFKKRRPYNYTETEVEMEREKVEDGLLEVKVEDAVMEAKERWVPVEVETENQLAEVKEDEPKEVKADDATADKEDESLEEGELREETEEETKKMGGHELFNEDEDYQRTQSIIRTVTCGSYVPHLAIDENQEDSKKEELGLEETAGEPIEKPRRGRKRRRSGASSSSDEPRQGRRELKRGRAKRMQDPVEANQGCVDIAPRRGRSKGDTEASFHSYNRYPRRGRYKKDTEESFSSNKRKPRRGRSKRSTEESPHSNTRHSLDTEESSSSNNRKTRRGHPKRSTEESPDSNNRNAEMPKPKRGGQRG; encoded by the exons ATGACTCCACCTGACACCACACCTGCGGCTGCTCATCTTCGTTCACAACATGGTTCAGATGATCGCTTTGTAGTTGAAGAAGAGAATCGGCGCATTGGATGGTCCAGCTATACAAAAAAAGAATTCCCTGCTCAAGTTTCAAGTAAGGATCAATTGCATGATGAGTTGGAAGCAGCAAGCAGTACAGAAATTGGGCCTTTGAACTGTCTTGATAAGGGGAAAGATGTGAAACATTGCATGCAAATGAATACAAATCTG GCCTCAGAAGGGCAGAGTGAAGGAGAAGCAGATAAAGGGAAACAATTTACTGCATGTGCTGGTTCTCAGGG GGGTGGAGAAGGCGTAACTTCTCCAGTTACAGCTGGGATCGCtcgtcctttttctttttcccacctAG GTAACAAACTTCCGTTTAAGAAAAGAAGACCTTATAACTACACAGAGACTGAAGTAGAGATGGAAAGAGAGAAAGTAGAAGATGGATTGCTAGAAGTAAAAGTGGAAGATGCGGTAATGGAAGCAAAAGAAAGATGGGTGCCTGTAGAAGTTGAAACGGAAAATCAGTTAGCAGAAGTTAAGGAAGATGAGCCAAAAGAAGTGAAGGCTGATGATGCAACAGCTGACAAGGAAGATGAATCACTCGAGGAGGGGGAACTGAGAGAGGAAACTGAGGAGGAGACAAAAAAAATGGGTGGGCATGAACTCTtcaatgaagatgaagattacCAGAGGACTCAGAGCATTATCCGCACTGTTACCTGTGGGTCGTATGTACCTCATCTGGCCATTGATGAGAACCAGGAGGACAGCAAGAAAGAAGAACTTGGTCTAGAAGAGACAGCAGGTGAACCAATTGAGAAGccaagaaggggaaggaagaggCGCAGATCTGGTGCTAGCTCTAGCAGCGATGAGCCTCGTCA GGGAAGGCGAGAACTAAAGAGAGGAAGGGCAAAGAGGATGCAAGATCCAGTTGAGGCAAATCAAGG GTGTGTAGATATTGCCCCAAGAAGAGGTCGCTCCAAGGGGGATACAGAGGCATCATTTCATTCATACAATAGGTACCCAAGAAGAGGTCGTTACAAGAAGGACACAGAAGAGTCCTTTTCTTCAAACAAAAGGAAGCCAAGAAGGGGTCGCTCCAAGAGGAGCACAGAGGAATCACCTCATTCAAACACTAGGCACTCTCTCGATACAGAGGAATCGTCGTCTTCAAACAATAGGAAGACAAGAAGGGGTCACCCCAAGAGGAGCACAGAGGAATCACCTGATTCAAACAatag GAATGCTGAAATGCCAAAGCCTAAGAGGGGAGGCCAAAGAGGGTGA
- the LOC126589262 gene encoding uncharacterized protein LOC126589262 isoform X2, translated as MRIRGRRIVKPPPPQTSSVGSSEDPPAQQDEQEVSSLPFNGAIFLSYQRYLHDQSIKENTAGCVSEDKVISDSCAAQRRGNISNAAVPAQQNVIVISSDDDEPALRNEKVDTDEVTSRRIRRRMDSRDVNMGRSNCAHNEMTQAGHARVRTSGVARARGMHSLMRNLNLMPSRPRFEEELIKNVNGEAKNAQRKRFRLLSEFYGV; from the exons ATGAGAATCAGGGGCAGACGGATCGTCAAACCACCTCCTCCTCAAACTAGCTCAGTTGGTTCATCAGAAGATCCCCCAGCACAGCAAGATGAGCAAGAGGTTTCATCATTGCCCTTCAATGGTGCTATTTTTCTGTCCTACCAAAGATATCTGCATGATCAGTCCATTAAAGAG AACACTGCTGGATGTGTATCTGAAGATAAGGTGATCTCAGATTCCTGTGCTGCTCAAAG GAGGGGAAACATCTCAAATGCAGCTGTACCTGCCCAACAGAATGTAATCGTCATATCTTCTGATGATG ATGAACCTGCACTGAGGAACGAGAAGGTAGACACGGATGAAGTTACCAGCAGAAGGATTCGCAGGAGAATGGACAGCAGGGATGTCAATATGGGAAGATCGAACTGCGCACACAATGAGATGACTCAGGCGGGACATGCACGCGTACGCACCTCAGGTGTGGCAAGAGCTAGGGGCATGCACAGCCTTATGCGCAACCTGAACCTAATGCCTTCTCGTCCCAGATTTGAAGAGGAGCTCATTAAGAACGTTAATGGTGAGGCAAAGAATGCGCAAAGGAAAAGGTTCAGGCTTCTGAGCGAATTCTATGGTGTTTAG
- the LOC126589262 gene encoding uncharacterized protein LOC126589262 isoform X1: protein MRIRGRRIVKPPPPQTSSVGSSEDPPAQQDEQEVSSLPFNGAIFLSYQRYLHDQSIKENTAGCVSEDKVISDSCAAQRRGNISNAAVPAQQNVIVISSDDADEPALRNEKVDTDEVTSRRIRRRMDSRDVNMGRSNCAHNEMTQAGHARVRTSGVARARGMHSLMRNLNLMPSRPRFEEELIKNVNGEAKNAQRKRFRLLSEFYGV from the exons ATGAGAATCAGGGGCAGACGGATCGTCAAACCACCTCCTCCTCAAACTAGCTCAGTTGGTTCATCAGAAGATCCCCCAGCACAGCAAGATGAGCAAGAGGTTTCATCATTGCCCTTCAATGGTGCTATTTTTCTGTCCTACCAAAGATATCTGCATGATCAGTCCATTAAAGAG AACACTGCTGGATGTGTATCTGAAGATAAGGTGATCTCAGATTCCTGTGCTGCTCAAAG GAGGGGAAACATCTCAAATGCAGCTGTACCTGCCCAACAGAATGTAATCGTCATATCTTCTGATGATG CAGATGAACCTGCACTGAGGAACGAGAAGGTAGACACGGATGAAGTTACCAGCAGAAGGATTCGCAGGAGAATGGACAGCAGGGATGTCAATATGGGAAGATCGAACTGCGCACACAATGAGATGACTCAGGCGGGACATGCACGCGTACGCACCTCAGGTGTGGCAAGAGCTAGGGGCATGCACAGCCTTATGCGCAACCTGAACCTAATGCCTTCTCGTCCCAGATTTGAAGAGGAGCTCATTAAGAACGTTAATGGTGAGGCAAAGAATGCGCAAAGGAAAAGGTTCAGGCTTCTGAGCGAATTCTATGGTGTTTAG